The Gemmatimonadales bacterium nucleotide sequence AAGGCGGTCCGCATCGCCAGCCAGTACAGCTCTAATGTGCTGGGTACCCAGCCGACGCCGAACGGCCCGGCAAAGATCGAAGGTACGGGCAGCGGCACGGGCGTCTACTTCGTGAGCCCTGACGGCACCTATCTCGGCGGCGACTGGCGCCTGCAGTCCGCCCTCAAGATCTCGGGCGCCTTCGCGGACAATCCCCTTCCTATCACGATCACGCAGACGACCAAAGTCACGGCGCTCAAATGAAACGGAGCCGCCCATGAAAGCGGGACGGCTCCTGGCCACGGGTCTGCTGCTGGCCGGGTGCAGCTCCAGCACCAGCGGCAAAGAGGCCGGCGCGCCCGCGCCCGCTCCGGGGCCGCCGCGCGCGGGTGCGGTGACGCCGACCGCGGGTGGCAAGGGTCCAGCGGTCACCTACCGTCCCGCGCGGAGCGTGGGATATCGGCTGGAGCGGCACGACAGCCTCACGCTGCAGTACCCCGGCGGCGCCACCCAGGAGCAGATACGCGATCGGATCGCGCACCTCCACCTGACGGTGGCCGAATCGGGCACCCCTGGCGCTTATCAGGTGGTCATCGTGCTGGATTCGCTGCAGGCGCTGGAGAATGGTGTTCCGGTCCCGCCCGATTCCGTTGCCGCGGCCAGCGGCGCACGCTGGACCGGCAGCTTGACGCCCAACGGCGATCTCTCGCCGCTCAAGGCCGACCGCCCGGGCACTCTCACGGATGAGCTGACCGGAAGGCTGCAGCTGCTGTTCCCCAGGCTCCCCGCGGGCGGGGTGCGCGACGGCATGGAGTGGACCGACAGCACCAGCTACAAGCTCGTGGCCGATGCGTTTCCCGGCACCGAACACGTCATCACCAGGTATCGTGCCGCCGGTGGGGCCACCGAGGGGAAAACGGTCACACTCCAGAGTGCCGGGTCCTACAGCAGGTCGGGGACACGGCTACAGGGTGATCAGGAGCTGCAGATGACGGCCACGGGCGCGCGTCACGGGGCGCAGCAGATCGGATTTGACGGCATCATGCTCTCCTCCCGGGGCAACGACGCCGGCGACATGACCATCACAGTGCCCGCCGTCGGTCAGACGGTCCCGGTCAAGCAGTCGGGCAGCTATTCGATCGTCTCCACCACCTCCCACTGAGCCGGCGGCAGCCGCCTGATGTCAGTGCACCGGCTCGAACGGTCGCTCGGATTCCCGGGCGGCCGGTTGACGGGCAGCGATGTCGTCGATCTCGGTTTGGGCCGCGTCCCGACTCGCCAGCGGCCGGAGGAACGCGCCCAGTCCGCCACCCACCACCAGGCCAATCAGGGCGTACAGGCGCTTCTCCCGGCGTTCGCGGGTCCGCCGTCGGTGCACCTCGCGCTGGATACGGGCCACCGTCTTGGCGGCACCGCCCCGGAGCTCCTCCAGCTCGCGGCCGAGGCGTTGACGGGTCTTGGTGCCTTCCGCCGGGGCGAAGAGCAGAGCCGACCCCGCGCCCAGCGCAAGCGCGATCAGGGCCAGCGTGAAAAATCCTCCGCCCCCCTCCGCCTCCGGGGGCTCGAGGTCGAAATCGTTGGTATCCATTGGCATATGAACTCCCAGACCGAACTGATGGTTCGCATCGGACCTAACCCGCCGGAAAATAAATGTGCCCGCAGCGTCCTGCTGCGGGCACCGTCACCTCGTGCCGCTCGGCTCAATCCACCAGCCTCAGTGGCATGACCAGCGTCAGATAGCTCGACGGATCGTCCCAGCCCACCGGCTCGCAGGTGGCCGCGCGCTCCGGTGCCTTGAAGGTGAGGCGGACCTCGTCGGTGGGAATGTACTTGAGGATCTCGAGCAGATACGCCGCGTTGAAGCCGATCTCCAGCGGGTCGCCCTCGTAGCTCACCGTCAACTCCTCCTGGGCCTCGCCCAGGTCCGGCGTCTGGACCGAGAGCTTGCAGGACCCGTTGGCGAAGGCCATCCGGATCCGGTGGGTCTGGTCGCTCGCGACGATGCTCATCCGCCGGAGCGCGGACGCGAACGCCGCCTTGTCGGCCGTGGCGGACTTGTCGTTCTCCCGCGGGATCACCTGCTCGTAGTTGGGATACGGCCCCTCGATGAGCCGGGTGAAGATCTGGGTGCTGCTGGAGCGGAAGCCGAGGTGGTTCTCGCTCCGCGCGATATCGACCTCTTCGTCGCTGCCGAAGAGCCGGCGAATCTGCTCCAGCGCCTTGGGCGGCACGATGAGATCTGCCTGGGCCGAGCTGCCGGCTGGCGGCGTGGGCACGTCCATCCGGGCGAGCCGGTGACCGTTGGTGGCCACCATCCGCATCCGCTCGGGCCGGAGCTCCCAGAGCACGCCGTTCAGGATCGGCCGGCTCTCCTCGGTGCTGGCCGCGAAGGCCACGTGCCCGATCAGCTTCTGCAGGTCCTTGGACGAAGTCCGCCAGCCACCCTCGAACTTGACCGACGGGAACGCGGGAAACTCTTCCCGCGGAAGGCCCAGGAGCCGGAACCTGGAGCGGCCGCACTCGATAGTGACCCGCTGCTCTCCAGAGGCAGTGAGCCGGATGGCCGCGCTGGGCAGCTCCCGCACGATCTCGACCAGCTTGCGGGCCGGCAACGTGATCGCACCCTCCTGCTCCACCGAGGCCGACACCGTGGTGCTCACCGCGATGTCGAGATCGGTGCCGGAGAGACGGATCCCGTCTTTCGTGGCTTCGAGCAGGATGTTCGAGAGGATCGGCAACGTCGTCTTGGCGGGTACGCTGGCCGCCACCGCGACGAGACCTTCCTGGAGCTGCTCCCGCGTGATCGTGAGCTTCATGCCGCTCCTTCAGACGAGGCTCTAAGTAAGACTGCTTTTCTATTTATATATACTAGCAGCAGTAGTAGAGGGTCTGGAAATGTGGAGCGTCGCGATAAAGCACCTGCGGATCCGCACTTATCGCGATCCATCCGTGTCGAGAGCGTGTGTGCCATGGGGACGGGCACCGCGTACTCTCCACCACAATCCAGAGTTCCCACATCTCCCGCCGCTCGCGGGGATCATTCTGCGCACAACTCCTGGCGCGCATGCTCGACCCGCTCCCGAAAGGTGCGGTCGCGCGACATCTGCCGGCTCACCTTGTCGACGCTGTGAATGACCGTCGAGTGGTCTCGACCGCCGAAGGCCTGACCGATCTCCACCAGCTGCATCTCCAGCAGCTCGCGCGCAAGGTACATGGCAATCTGCCGCGGTACCGTGAGGGTCTTGATGCGCGCCTTGGAGCGGAGCCCGTCCGGCGTGACTCCCCAGCGCCGGGCCACCACCTCCTGCACCTTGTTGATCGAGGGCATCGCCTTGGGGATGCCGCCGGTGTCCTCGCCGGGCCGGATCTTGTCCGACAGTGCCTCCCGGGCGAGCTCGATCGAGACTTCCTTGTGCTTGAGCGAGGCGAACAGAAGCAGCTTGATGATGCAGCCTTCGAGCTCCCGAACATTGGAGCGCACGTGCTCTGCGATGAAACGCAGCACATCGTCCGGGATGGTGAGCTCCAGGTGGTCCTGCTCCTGCTTCTTCCGCAGGATGGCGATCCGGTGCTCCAGATCCGGCTGGCCGATGTCGGCCACCATGCCCCACTCGAAGCGGCTCACCAGCCGGGCCTCCAGCCCGGGGATCTCCTTGGGCGGGCGGTCGGAGGTGAGCACGATCTGCTTGTTGCCCTCGTACAGGGCATTGAACGTGTGGAAGAACTCCTCCTGGGTCATCTCCTTGCCTTCCAGGAAATGGACGTCGTCCACCAGGAAGAGATCCACGTCGCTGCGGTAGCGCCGGCGGAACTCCGGCATGGTCCGGCTGTGGATGCTCTCGATCACCTCGTTGATGAACTGCTCGGCGCCGACGTAAAGGATCCGGGTCTCCGGTATCCGCTGGCAGACGGCCTGGGCGATCGCCTGCATCAGGTGGGTCTTGCCCAGCCCGGTGGCGCCATAGATGAAGAGCGGGTTGTAGGTCTTGCCCGGCGACTCGGCCGCCGCGTGCGCCGCGGCGGCCGCCAGCTCGTTGGATTTGCCGATGACGAAAGTGTCGAAGGTGTACCGCTCGTTCAGCGGCTGGGTACTGGGATTCGTTGGGACGGCGGCCACGGGAGCCGGAGTAGCGGGCGCCACGAAGAAATCCATCTGGGGACGCTTCTGCCGATCCTCGTGCACTCGGAACACCACCGAGGTCGGCTGGCCGAGCACCGGCTCGGCGAGTCGAGAGAGGATGGTCGCGTGTTTGGTCTCGTTCCACTCGACGGCGAACTGGTCAGGCGCTCCAACGATGAGACGGCCCTCGTCCAGGGCGATCGCCTCGGTCGGCTCGAGCCAGGTCCGGATCGTGTGATCAGGAAGTTCGCGGTGCGCCTCATCGAGGATCCGCTTCCATGCGTCTTTCGCGGATAGCTGCATCAGTACTCGAAAACGGTGGGAGATTTTTCAAGGGCAGGAGATGTTACGGATCGGCTGTGGAAAAGTCAATGCGGGCTTGACAGCGGAAAAATCACCTGTCGGAGTGGGACTCGCGGCGCGCGTCTCATCCGCGGCGCTCCGAGACAGCAGTGTCATCGCACCAGAGGCTCGCCGACGAGAAGTCGCCCGCGCGACGGTGAGCCGTGGCTTGACCGAGGTCGAGTCTCTAACTAGCTTCCCCGGCTCACTTTGGAGGGACGCTCGCATGAAACCATCGTATCGGCCGCGCAATAAGCGCCGGATCAACACGCACGGCTTCCGCGCCCGCATGGCCACGCGGTGGGGACGAGCGGTTCTCTCGCGCCGACGGAAGAAGGGCCGCAAGCGGCTCACGGTCTCGCTGCCATCGAAGCACGGAGGCTCCTGACGCCGTCGGCGCGCCTCCCGCGAGCTCATCGGCTGGCGCGCGCGTCGGACATTCGCCGCTGCCTCACTCAGGGCCGCCGCCGCCGCTTCGAACATCTGGACATGATCTGGACGGACAACACGACGGGCCACCCGCGGATGGGACTGATCGTTGCGAAATTTCAGTCGTCCGCGGTGGCCCGCAATCGTCTGCGGCGGCGCCTCCGGGAGCTCTGGCGTCTGGAGCTCCAGCCCCACCAGCCCGCCTGGGATCTCGTCATCCGCGCTCGCCGCGAGGCCTACGGCGCTCCTTACCCGGTCCTGCGGGACGAGCTCCGCGCCTGGCGCCACGCCGCTCTCGCCGCGGGCTGAACGGTGTCATCGCTCCTGCGGCTGCCCCGCCGGTTCCTTGCCCTGCTGATCCGCGGTTACCAGCGCACCCTGTCACCGCTCCTGCCGCCGAGCTGCCGATTTCATCCGTCGTGCTCCCAGTACGCGCTCGAGGCGGTCGGCCGGCACGGCGCGGTCCGGGGCACCTGGCTGGCTCTCCGGCGTCTGGCCCGCTGCCACCCGTTCCATCCCGGCGGGTTCGATCCCGTCCCCTGACCCGGTGACCTGACGCCATGGACCGTCGTACCGTTTGGGCGATTCTGATCATGATGGTCATCGCCATCGCGCCCGCCCTCTTCATCAAGCGGCCCCCGCCCAAGCCGGGCAGCGCCGGCGCGGGAGACAGTACCGCGTCCGCGCCGTCCAAGGCGCCGCCTTCCGGCCCGGCACAGGTGCCCGCCCAGGGCGTGCGCCCGGACAGTGTGCGCTCCGACAGCGGGCGCGCACGTTCCGACAGCAGCCGCGCGGATACCGTTCGGGTCAGCTCGCCGCTCTACACCTTCGGATTCAGCACCCGGGGTGGACGAATGGTCGAGGCCACGCTGGCGCAGTACCGCTCGATGGACCCCGCCGAGCGGGGCCGCCCCGCCCGGATCATCCCGCCCGGCAGCAACCTGCTCGGCCTCACCCTGGTGACGGGCCGGGACACCGTTTCGCTCGCCAACTGGCCGTTCACCATTCAACCCGAGAGCCTGCGCGTCGGCGGCCCCGCCGAGCTCCGGCTGTCGGCCACGCGTGGCGCGGTGACGGTCGACCTCACCTATGCCTTTCGCCCGGACGATTACCGGGTGGCCATCTCGGGCCGGGTGACCGGCGTCGGCCCCAACGGAGGC carries:
- the rpmH gene encoding 50S ribosomal protein L34 produces the protein MKPSYRPRNKRRINTHGFRARMATRWGRAVLSRRRKKGRKRLTVSLPSKHGGS
- the dnaN gene encoding DNA polymerase III subunit beta, which produces MKLTITREQLQEGLVAVAASVPAKTTLPILSNILLEATKDGIRLSGTDLDIAVSTTVSASVEQEGAITLPARKLVEIVRELPSAAIRLTASGEQRVTIECGRSRFRLLGLPREEFPAFPSVKFEGGWRTSSKDLQKLIGHVAFAASTEESRPILNGVLWELRPERMRMVATNGHRLARMDVPTPPAGSSAQADLIVPPKALEQIRRLFGSDEEVDIARSENHLGFRSSSTQIFTRLIEGPYPNYEQVIPRENDKSATADKAAFASALRRMSIVASDQTHRIRMAFANGSCKLSVQTPDLGEAQEELTVSYEGDPLEIGFNAAYLLEILKYIPTDEVRLTFKAPERAATCEPVGWDDPSSYLTLVMPLRLVD
- the yidD gene encoding membrane protein insertion efficiency factor YidD, which codes for MPRRFLALLIRGYQRTLSPLLPPSCRFHPSCSQYALEAVGRHGAVRGTWLALRRLARCHPFHPGGFDPVP
- the dnaA gene encoding chromosomal replication initiator protein DnaA, coding for MQLSAKDAWKRILDEAHRELPDHTIRTWLEPTEAIALDEGRLIVGAPDQFAVEWNETKHATILSRLAEPVLGQPTSVVFRVHEDRQKRPQMDFFVAPATPAPVAAVPTNPSTQPLNERYTFDTFVIGKSNELAAAAAHAAAESPGKTYNPLFIYGATGLGKTHLMQAIAQAVCQRIPETRILYVGAEQFINEVIESIHSRTMPEFRRRYRSDVDLFLVDDVHFLEGKEMTQEEFFHTFNALYEGNKQIVLTSDRPPKEIPGLEARLVSRFEWGMVADIGQPDLEHRIAILRKKQEQDHLELTIPDDVLRFIAEHVRSNVRELEGCIIKLLLFASLKHKEVSIELAREALSDKIRPGEDTGGIPKAMPSINKVQEVVARRWGVTPDGLRSKARIKTLTVPRQIAMYLARELLEMQLVEIGQAFGGRDHSTVIHSVDKVSRQMSRDRTFRERVEHARQELCAE
- the rnpA gene encoding ribonuclease P protein component — protein: MTPSARLPRAHRLARASDIRRCLTQGRRRRFEHLDMIWTDNTTGHPRMGLIVAKFQSSAVARNRLRRRLRELWRLELQPHQPAWDLVIRARREAYGAPYPVLRDELRAWRHAALAAG